In Oryza brachyantha chromosome 1, ObraRS2, whole genome shotgun sequence, the following are encoded in one genomic region:
- the LOC102706995 gene encoding scarecrow-like protein 3 — protein sequence MVQDEGSSSSVTSSPLQNFSNMPLHPAAASPTPPWMMRELRSDERGLCLIHLLLNCAAAAAAGRLDAANAALEHIASLAAPDGDAMQRVAAAFAEALARRALRAWPGLCRALLLPRSSPTPAEVAAARRHFLDLCPFLRLAGAAANQSILEAMESEKIVHVIDLGGADATQWLELLHLLAARPEGPPHLRLTSVHEHKDLLSQTAMALTKEAERLDVPFQFNPVVSRLDALDVESLRVKTGEALAICSSLQLHCLLASDDDATAGAATDKDRRSPESGLSPSTSRADAFLGALWGLSPKVMVVTEQEASHNAAGLTERFVEALNYYAALFDCLEVGAARGSVERARVERWLLGEEIKNIVACDGAERRERHERLERWARRLEGAGFGRVPLSYYALLQARRVAQGLGCDGFKVREEKGNFFLCWQDRALFSVSAWRGRRFD from the coding sequence ATGGTCCAGGACGAaggctcctcgtcgtcggtgaCATCTTCCCCGCTGCAGAACTTCTCCAACATGCCGCTCCACCCTGCCGCGGCCTCCCCGACGCCGCCATGGATGATGCGGGAGCTGCGCTCCGACGAGCGGGGACTCTGCCTCATTCATCTCCTCCTCaactgcgccgccgccgccgcggcggggcggcTTGATGCTGCCAACGCCGCGCTCGAGCACATCGCGTCGCTCGCGGCGCCCGACGGGGATGCCATGCAGCGCGTGGCGGCCGCCTTCGCGGAggcgctggcgcggcgcgcgctCCGGGCGTGGCCCGGGCTGTGCCGGGCGCTGCTCCTGCCCCGCTCGTCGCCCACGCCggccgaggtcgccgccgcgcgccggcaCTTCCTCGACCTCTGCCCGttcctccgcctcgccggggCCGCCGCCAACCAGTCCATACTTGAGGCCATGGAGTCCGAGAAGATCGTTCATGTCATcgacctcggcggcgccgacgccacGCAATGGCTcgagctcctccacctcctcgccgcgcgccccgAGGGCCCGCCACACCTGCGCCTGACGTCCGTCCACGAGCACAAGGACCTCCTCTCCCAGACAGCCATGGCGCTCACGAAAGAAGCCGAGCGCCTCGACGTGCCGTTCCAGTTCAACCCGGTGGTGTCCCGCCTCGACGCCCTCGACGTGGAGTCCCTCCGCGTGAAGACCGGCGAGGCACTGGCCATCTGCTCCAGCCTCCAGCTGCACTGCCTCCTggcgtccgacgacgacgccaccgCGGGCGCGGCCACCGACAAGGACAGGCGAAGCCCGGAGTCCGGGCTCTCCCCGTCGACGTCCCGCGCGGACGCGTTCCTGGGCGCGCTGTGGGGGCTGTCGCCGAAGGTCATGGTGGTGACGGAGCAGGAGGCGAGCCACAACGCGGCGGGGCTGACGGAGCGGTTCGTGGAGGCGCTCAACTACTACGCCGCGCTCTTCGACTGCCTCGAGgtgggcgcggcgcgcgggtcGGTGGAGCGCGCCCGCGTCGAGCGGTGGCTGCTCGGGGAGGAGATCAAGAACATCGTGGCGTGCGACGGCGCcgagcggcgggagcggcaCGAGCGGCTGGAGCGgtgggcgcggcggctggaggGCGCCGGCTTCGGCCGCGTGCCGCTCAGCTACTACGCGCTGCTGCAGGCGCGGCGCGTGGCGCAGGGGCTCGGCTGCGACGGCTTCAAGGTCCGGGAGGAGAAAGGCAACTTCTTCCTCTGCTGGCAAGACCGCGCCCTCTTCTCCGTCTCCGCctggcgcggccgccgcttcGACTGa
- the LOC102704852 gene encoding ganglioside-induced differentiation-associated protein 2 — protein sequence MALAQGTGDFSVVVLGSDFAVDAGAALLNPADREEWHDCLPDLSAPADGDDFSDLEDLQVVRVHGTDRAGRRIVRVVGRFFPAPVIGGERLKRYVLHKLRTELPDGPFCILYMHSTVQSDDNNPGMSILRGVYEDLPHECKERLQVLYFLHPGLRSRLAIATLGRLFLSGGLYWKIKYVSRLEYLWGDIRKGEVEIPDFVIDHDKVLEHRPLTDYGIEPDPLHLADMPAVGYSLGRYEDKWSPEDRRYSRNYM from the exons ATGGCGCTCGCGCAGGGCACCGGCGACTTCTCCGTGGTGGTGCTGGGCTCCGACTTCGCGGTCGACGCCGGGGCCGCGCTCCTCAACCCTGCCGACCGGGAGGAGTGGCACGACTGCCTGCCCGACCTCTCCGCccccgccgacggcgacgacttcTCCGACCTCGAAGACCTCCAGGTCGTCCGCGTCCATGGCACCGACAGGGCCGGGAGGCGCATCGTCCGCGTCGTCGGCAGGTTCTTCCCTG CTCCTGTCATAGGTGGTGAGCGACTGAAGAGGTATGTTCTTCACAAGCTGCGCACTGAGTTGCCAGATGGACCATTCTGCATTTTGTACATGCACAGCACTGTACAGTCAGATGATAACAACCCCGGGATGTCAATCTTAAGGGGAGTTTATGAAGATCTTCCACATGAATGCAAGGAAAGGCTGCAGGTGTTATACTTCCTGCATCCTGGGCTTCGGTCTAGGTTGGCCATCGCCACACTTGGCAGGCTCTTTTTAAGCGGAGG TTTGTATTGGAAAATCAAGTATGTTAGTCGGCTGGAGTATCTTTGGGGGGACATCAGAAAGGGAGAAGTAGAAATTCCAGATTTCGTGATTGATCATGATAAGGTTCTTGAGCACCGACCACTGACAGACTATGGTATAGAGCCTGATCCTCTACATCTTGCTGATATGCCTGCTGTGGGCTACTCGCTTGGAAGGTATGAAGACAAATGGTCTCCCGAAGATCGACGGTACTCTCGCAATTACATGTGA
- the LOC102704573 gene encoding pyrroline-5-carboxylate reductase yields MAAPPPPAQPVAAAAAAGFRLGFIGPGNLAESIARGVVASGVLPAAAIRTAPHRRPERAAAFASIGAHIMETNAQVVDESDVIVISVKPQIVREVLVELKPLLSEEKLLVSIAAGIKMEDLQGWSGHRRIIRVMPNTPSAVGQAASVMCLGDMATDNDENRVRSLFSAIGKVWTAEEKYFDAVTGLSGSGPAYIFLAIEAMADGGVAAGLPRDLALGLASQTVLGAATMVNQTGKHPGQLKDMVTSPAGTTITGIQELEKGAFRGTLINAVVAATKRCRELSQS; encoded by the exons atggcggcgccgcctcctccagctcAGCCCGTGgcagcggccgcggccgccgggtTCCGCCTCGGGTTCATCGGTCCGGGTAACCTGGCGGAGAGCATCGCGCGCGGCGTGGTGGCTTCGGGCGtcctcccggccgccgccatccgcaccgcgccccaccgccgccccgagcGTGCGGCCGCCTTCGCGTCGATTGGAGCTCACATCATGGAGACCAACGCTCAG GTAGTTGATGAAAGTGACGTGATCGTAATCTCTGTGAAGCCACAGATTG TAAGGGAGGTTCTGGTTGAGCTTAAACCCTTGCTGTCAGAAGAAAAGCTTCTGGTGTCCATTGCTGCTGGCATCAAGATGGAAGATCTGCAG GGTTGGTCTGGTCATCGAAGAATTATTAGAGTAATGCCAAACACCCCTTCAGCTGTTGGTCAAGCAGCATCAG TGATGTGTTTGGGAGACATGGCTACTGATAATGATGAAAACCGTGTAAGAAGTTTATTCAGTGCCATCGGAAAAGTTTGGACAGCTGAAGAGAAATATTTTGATGCTGTAACTGGGTTAAG TGGTAGTGGTCCGGCCTATATTTTCTTAGCAATAGAGGCCATGGCTGATGGTGGGGTTGCTGCTGGTCTTCCTCGAGATCTTGCTCTTGGTCTTGCATCTCAGACG GTTCTTGGTGCTGCAACCATGGTAAACCAAACTGGAAAGCATCCAGGTCAACTGAAAGATATGGTCACTTCCCCGGCCGGAACCACCATAACTGGGATACAAGAGCTCGAGAAGGGTGCATTTCGTGGGACACTGATAAATGCAGTTGTTGCTGCCACAAAGCGTTGCCGAGAGCTATCTCAGAGTTAA
- the LOC102707273 gene encoding probable carboxylesterase 12, giving the protein MSTSNGSLAAHSESRDGGIAVDLFPFLRVYNDGRVREFVRHKKMGASSDERSRNGVVTKDVVVDGETGVSVRLFLPIDAAQAAAEDGRRLPLVVYIHGGGFCTGSASAEMFHNYADSLAAHAVAVVVSVDYRLAPEHPIPAAYDDAWAALRWAAASSGGLSDDAWVGSYADRTCMFLAGESSGANIVHNVALRAGTARNAGDIDIEGMILLQPYFWGTERLPFEKPCAWRTKPKLLPERVDNLCPYVTAGAAGNDDPRINPPAKDIALLPCRRALVAVATEDVLRDRGRRHHELLRDGAGWGDRAQLVVSRRKDHCFHLLPEYSSDDETKELMDHVTKFIAEGKTTPPISMPMEVEGVGRKTTARTVPSRGGARCCAAQIAPTVPRRSGFGVRPLSNKVQKYHLPAAALGRSVLKSYF; this is encoded by the coding sequence ATGAGCACAAGCAATGGCTCATTGGCGGCGCACAGCGAGAGCCGCGACGGCGGCATCGCCGTCGACCTCTTCCCGTTCCTGCGCGTGTACAACGACGGCCGCGTCAGGGAGTTCGTGAGGCACAAGAAGATGGGCGCGTCGTCCGACGAGAGAAGCCGAAATGGGGTCGTGACGAaggacgtcgtcgtcgacggcgagacCGGAGTGTCCGTTCGCCTGTTCCTCCCCATCGACGCCGCccaggccgccgccgaagaCGGCAGGAGGCTCCCCTTGGTCGTCTAcatccatggcggcggctTCTGCACGGGGAGCGCCTCGGCCGAGATGTTCCACAACTACGCGGACTCCCTCGCCGCTCACGCCGTGGCGGTCGTCGTCTCCGTGGACTACCGCCTCGCGCCGGAGCATCCCATACCGGCGGCCTACGACGACGCGTGGGCCGCGCTCCGGTGGGCAGCGGCTTCAAGCGGCGGCCTCTCCGACGACGCCTGGGTCGGCAGCTACGCCGACCGGACGTGCATGTTCCTCGCCGGCGAGAGCTCCGGCGCCAACATCGTGCACAACGTGGCGCTACGGGCCGGCACCGCCCGCAACGCCGGCGACATCGACATCGAGGGCATGATACTCCTGCAGCCATACTTCTGGGGCACCGAGAGGCTACCCTTCGAGAAACCGTGCGCCTGGCGCACCAAGCCGAAGCTGCTGCCTGAGAGGGTCGACAACCTCTGTCCGTACGTCACGGCGGGCGCCGCCGGCAACGACGATCCCCGGATCAACCCTCCCGCGAAGGACATAGCACTGCTGCCATGCCGCCGAGCGCTGGTGGCCGTGGCCACGGAGGACGTCCTGCGGGACCGCGGCCGCCGTCACCACGAGCTActccgcgacggcgccgggtGGGGCGACAGGGCGCAGCTCGTGGTGTCCAGGCGGAAGGACCACTGCTTCCATCTCCTGCCGGAATATAGCTCCGACGACGAGACCAAGGAGCTCATGGACCACGTCACCAAGTTCATCGCCGAGGGCAAGACCACGCCGCCGATCAGCATGCCGATGGAGGTGGAGGGTGTCGGTAGGAAGACGACGGCAAGGACGGTGCCAAGTCGCGGCGGCGCAAGGTGTTGCGCGGCGCAAATTGCACCAACGGTACCTCGACGCTCTGGATTTGGAGTGAGGCCGCTCAGTAATAAGGTGCAGAAGTATCATCTTCCTGCAGCTGCTCTAGGGAGGAGCGTGCTGAAGAGTTATTTCTGA
- the LOC102704297 gene encoding U-box domain-containing protein 44-like isoform X2 gives MPRTGGGGRGGGVAVDVEDFLVRVKNGDDAELAEVAREVAALAEQGRLGEDDDEDGVLVPALLARLAGAGTAEARVRVMAALRRLARCVGCESKERLASIESLSSIVRSLSRDVDEAREAIALLLDLSDIPQVRPRIGRIKGSIVMLVTLRNANEPDTHDDAEKLLHMLSSNPQNVLLMAEAGYFRPLINYLKEGSDMNKILMATAISKMFLSEQMKSSLGEDGAVEPLVEMFKSGNLEAKHSALGPLLQLLFSVTSVLMTLREPASAILAAIAQSDRILLHKDVAPQMLSLLNLSSPVIQLHLLRALNSISGHTNAKRARAKIRKNGGVQLLLPFLTEKNVDIKIAAMNFIFNLSKDASQELTEQIRDTHLKIFVKIISSTTSGNEKTAAIGILSNLPVTDNKITEFLTEANLLPLLISLLETNITTSLTPQRTSLLEGIAGVLIRFTVPWDKKLQSLAVGHGVVPCLVKLLSEGSIKAKSKAATSLAQLSQNSVALRKTKLPRWLCVAPSAETYCFVHNCQCTVKSTFCLVKAGAISPLIQILEDDDREADGAVLEALATLMQDEIWENGSKVIEKASGVHALLRIAEAGNSTSQEKAIWMLERIFRLEAHREHYGEIAQALLIDLAQKGDPVLKPMIGKILAHLELLQTQSSYF, from the exons atGCCAAGAACGGGGGGCGGTGGCCGTGGGGGCGGCGTGGCCGTCGACGTGGAGGACTTCCTCGTCCGCGTcaagaacggcgacgacgctgaGCTCGCCGAGGTGGCgcgggaggtggcggcgctcgCCGAGCAGGGgaggctcggggaggacgatgACGAGGACGGCGTCCTGGTTCCGGCGCTGCTCGCgcggctcgccggcgctgGGACCGCGGAGGCCAGGGTCCGCGTCATGGCCGCGCTGCGGCGGCTCGCGCGCTGCGTTGGCTGCGAGAGCAAG GAGAGGTTGGCAAGCATCGAGTCACTTTCAAGTATTGTTCGTTCCTTATCTAGAGATGTTGATGAGGCAAGGGAAGCAATTGCATTGCTGTTGGATTTGTCAGATATCCCACAAGTTCGGCCGAGGATTGGCAGGATTAAAGGCAGTATAGTCATGCTAGTCACATTAAGAAATGCAAATGAACCAGATACCCATGATGATGCAGAGAAGTTGCTGCACATGTTGTCATCCAATCCACAAAATGTGCTCCTGATGGCAGAGGCTGGTTATTTTCGACCGTTGATAAATTACCTGAAAGAAG GTTCTGATATGAACAAGATCCTAATGGCAACTGCTATTTCTAAAATGTTCCTCTCTGAACAGATGAAATCTTCCCTTGGAGAAGATGGTGCAGTTGAGCCCCTTGTGGAAATGTTTAAATCTGGAAATCTTGAAGCCAAGCACTCAGCCCTAG GACCACTGCTCCAACTTCTGTTCTCTGTTACATCAGTGTTAATGACCCTTAGAGAGCCAGCCTCAGCTATACTCGCAGCTATTGCACAATCTGATCGTATCCTGCTTCATAAGGATGTAGCTCCTCAAATGCTCTCTCTTCTTAACTTGTCGAGTCCAGTAATTCAACTTCACCTCCTGAGGGCCCTAAATAGTATTTCAGGGCACACAAATGCTAAAAGGGCTAGAgctaaaattagaaaaaatggcGGAGTGCAACTCCTCCTGCCCTTCCTGACAGAAAAGAATGTTGATATTAAAATTGCTgctatgaattttattttcaatctgTCAAAAGATGCTTCACAGGAATTAACTGAGCAGATTAGGGACACCCACCTTAAGATTTTTGTAAAGATTATCTCTTCAACTACATCTGGAAATGAGAAGACTGCAGCTATTGGTATCCTAAGCAATCTCCCGGTGACAGACAATAAGATTACTGAGTTTCTCACAGAAGCCAACTTGCTTCCTCTCCTGATATCCTTACTGGAGACAAACATCACAACATCTTTGACACCGCAGAGAACATCATTACTTGAGGGCATTGCGGGCGTATTAATTCGGTTTACAGTCCCTTGGGATAAAAAGTTACAAAGTTTAGCAGTTGGACATGGGGTGGTCCCTTGCCTTGTTAAGTTACTTTCAGAAGGATCAATAAAAGCCAAGTCTAAAGCAGCAACATCCTTGGCTCAACTGTCACAGAATTCAGTAGCATTACGCAAGACAAAATTGCCAAGATGGCTTTGCGTTGCACCATCAGCTGAAACTTACTGTTTTGTTCACAATTGCCAATGCACTGTCAAAAGCACTTTCTGCTTAGTGAAAGCTGGTGCTATCAGTCCTCTGATCCAAATCTTAGAAGATGACGATCGTGAAGCAGATGGAGCAGTATTGGAAGCACTAGCTACCCTTATGCAGGATGAGATTTGGGAAAACGGGAGCAAGGTGATAGAAAAGGCATCAGGTGTTCATGCTCTGCTGAGAATCGCTGAAGCAGGAAACTCAACTTCCCAGGAGAAGGCGATATGGATGCTTGAGAGGATCTTTCGGCTTGAAGCCCACAGAGAGCATTATGGCGAAATCGCACAAGCTTTGCTTATCGATCTTGCTCAGAAAGGAGATCCTGTCCTGAAACCAATGATTGGAAAGATACTTGCTCACCTTGAGCTACTTCAAACACAATCGAGCTACTTTTAG
- the LOC102704297 gene encoding U-box domain-containing protein 44-like isoform X1 produces the protein MPRTGGGGRGGGVAVDVEDFLVRVKNGDDAELAEVAREVAALAEQGRLGEDDDEDGVLVPALLARLAGAGTAEARVRVMAALRRLARCVGCESKERLASIESLSSIVRSLSRDVDEAREAIALLLDLSDIPQVRPRIGRIKGSIVMLVTLRNANEPDTHDDAEKLLHMLSSNPQNVLLMAEAGYFRPLINYLKEGSDMNKILMATAISKMFLSEQMKSSLGEDGAVEPLVEMFKSGNLEAKHSALGACLNLSSSLRNAEILINSGITGPLLQLLFSVTSVLMTLREPASAILAAIAQSDRILLHKDVAPQMLSLLNLSSPVIQLHLLRALNSISGHTNAKRARAKIRKNGGVQLLLPFLTEKNVDIKIAAMNFIFNLSKDASQELTEQIRDTHLKIFVKIISSTTSGNEKTAAIGILSNLPVTDNKITEFLTEANLLPLLISLLETNITTSLTPQRTSLLEGIAGVLIRFTVPWDKKLQSLAVGHGVVPCLVKLLSEGSIKAKSKAATSLAQLSQNSVALRKTKLPRWLCVAPSAETYCFVHNCQCTVKSTFCLVKAGAISPLIQILEDDDREADGAVLEALATLMQDEIWENGSKVIEKASGVHALLRIAEAGNSTSQEKAIWMLERIFRLEAHREHYGEIAQALLIDLAQKGDPVLKPMIGKILAHLELLQTQSSYF, from the exons atGCCAAGAACGGGGGGCGGTGGCCGTGGGGGCGGCGTGGCCGTCGACGTGGAGGACTTCCTCGTCCGCGTcaagaacggcgacgacgctgaGCTCGCCGAGGTGGCgcgggaggtggcggcgctcgCCGAGCAGGGgaggctcggggaggacgatgACGAGGACGGCGTCCTGGTTCCGGCGCTGCTCGCgcggctcgccggcgctgGGACCGCGGAGGCCAGGGTCCGCGTCATGGCCGCGCTGCGGCGGCTCGCGCGCTGCGTTGGCTGCGAGAGCAAG GAGAGGTTGGCAAGCATCGAGTCACTTTCAAGTATTGTTCGTTCCTTATCTAGAGATGTTGATGAGGCAAGGGAAGCAATTGCATTGCTGTTGGATTTGTCAGATATCCCACAAGTTCGGCCGAGGATTGGCAGGATTAAAGGCAGTATAGTCATGCTAGTCACATTAAGAAATGCAAATGAACCAGATACCCATGATGATGCAGAGAAGTTGCTGCACATGTTGTCATCCAATCCACAAAATGTGCTCCTGATGGCAGAGGCTGGTTATTTTCGACCGTTGATAAATTACCTGAAAGAAG GTTCTGATATGAACAAGATCCTAATGGCAACTGCTATTTCTAAAATGTTCCTCTCTGAACAGATGAAATCTTCCCTTGGAGAAGATGGTGCAGTTGAGCCCCTTGTGGAAATGTTTAAATCTGGAAATCTTGAAGCCAAGCACTCAGCCCTAGGTGCCTGTCTTAATCTCTCTAGCTCTCTACGAAACGCggaaattttgataaattctGGCATAACAGGACCACTGCTCCAACTTCTGTTCTCTGTTACATCAGTGTTAATGACCCTTAGAGAGCCAGCCTCAGCTATACTCGCAGCTATTGCACAATCTGATCGTATCCTGCTTCATAAGGATGTAGCTCCTCAAATGCTCTCTCTTCTTAACTTGTCGAGTCCAGTAATTCAACTTCACCTCCTGAGGGCCCTAAATAGTATTTCAGGGCACACAAATGCTAAAAGGGCTAGAgctaaaattagaaaaaatggcGGAGTGCAACTCCTCCTGCCCTTCCTGACAGAAAAGAATGTTGATATTAAAATTGCTgctatgaattttattttcaatctgTCAAAAGATGCTTCACAGGAATTAACTGAGCAGATTAGGGACACCCACCTTAAGATTTTTGTAAAGATTATCTCTTCAACTACATCTGGAAATGAGAAGACTGCAGCTATTGGTATCCTAAGCAATCTCCCGGTGACAGACAATAAGATTACTGAGTTTCTCACAGAAGCCAACTTGCTTCCTCTCCTGATATCCTTACTGGAGACAAACATCACAACATCTTTGACACCGCAGAGAACATCATTACTTGAGGGCATTGCGGGCGTATTAATTCGGTTTACAGTCCCTTGGGATAAAAAGTTACAAAGTTTAGCAGTTGGACATGGGGTGGTCCCTTGCCTTGTTAAGTTACTTTCAGAAGGATCAATAAAAGCCAAGTCTAAAGCAGCAACATCCTTGGCTCAACTGTCACAGAATTCAGTAGCATTACGCAAGACAAAATTGCCAAGATGGCTTTGCGTTGCACCATCAGCTGAAACTTACTGTTTTGTTCACAATTGCCAATGCACTGTCAAAAGCACTTTCTGCTTAGTGAAAGCTGGTGCTATCAGTCCTCTGATCCAAATCTTAGAAGATGACGATCGTGAAGCAGATGGAGCAGTATTGGAAGCACTAGCTACCCTTATGCAGGATGAGATTTGGGAAAACGGGAGCAAGGTGATAGAAAAGGCATCAGGTGTTCATGCTCTGCTGAGAATCGCTGAAGCAGGAAACTCAACTTCCCAGGAGAAGGCGATATGGATGCTTGAGAGGATCTTTCGGCTTGAAGCCCACAGAGAGCATTATGGCGAAATCGCACAAGCTTTGCTTATCGATCTTGCTCAGAAAGGAGATCCTGTCCTGAAACCAATGATTGGAAAGATACTTGCTCACCTTGAGCTACTTCAAACACAATCGAGCTACTTTTAG